A portion of the Desulfurispora thermophila DSM 16022 genome contains these proteins:
- a CDS encoding redox-sensing transcriptional repressor Rex has protein sequence MNKEACVLKTLRVPEATVTRLSIYSRFLEKLDRNGVTTVSSGEIAEGVGVSPAQVRKDLAYFGEFGTRGVGYNVKDLLRYTMKILGLDQHWNLVLVGAGNLGYALCTYSGFNKRGFSIVGVFDDDLTKIGKKINELEVLPLEEMSRVIEKYGCRIGIIAVPAKGAQEIADLMVKNGLQAILNFSPVVLNVPDYIEVRNVDLAVKLEILTFNLGFRAAQNL, from the coding sequence ATGAACAAGGAGGCGTGTGTTTTGAAGACACTGCGAGTACCCGAGGCTACTGTGACCAGGCTTTCCATATATTCGAGGTTTCTGGAAAAATTGGACCGCAACGGGGTGACTACGGTTTCCTCGGGAGAAATTGCCGAGGGAGTGGGAGTGAGCCCGGCCCAGGTGCGCAAGGACCTGGCCTACTTCGGTGAGTTTGGTACCCGCGGGGTGGGTTATAACGTTAAAGATCTGCTGCGCTATACGATGAAAATTCTTGGCCTGGACCAGCACTGGAACCTGGTGCTGGTGGGTGCGGGCAACCTGGGCTATGCCCTGTGCACATACAGCGGCTTTAACAAGCGCGGTTTCAGCATTGTGGGCGTTTTTGATGACGACCTGACCAAGATCGGCAAAAAGATCAACGAACTGGAGGTTCTGCCTCTGGAGGAAATGTCCCGGGTGATTGAAAAATACGGTTGCCGCATCGGCATTATTGCCGTGCCGGCCAAAGGAGCGCAGGAGATTGCCGATCTCATGGTTAAAAATGGTCTCCAGGCTATTTTGAACTTCTCGCCTGTAGTGCTTAACGTGCCGGATTATATAGAAGTGCGCAATGTGGATCTGGCAGTCAAGCTGGAGATATTGACATTCAACCTGGGCTTCCGCGCGGCCCAGAACCTGTGA
- a CDS encoding secondary thiamine-phosphate synthase enzyme YjbQ has protein sequence MLTLSIQSSHREELIDITGWVNRLLAEQGEIDGLCCLFVPHTTAGIIVNEHADPTVAADVLQHLRQLVPATGSYRHLEGNSDAHIKAVLCGSSLTLPVAGGRLALGTWQGVFFCEFDGPRRRQVQVHIIKS, from the coding sequence ATGCTTACTTTGTCCATTCAGAGCAGCCACCGGGAGGAGTTAATCGACATTACCGGCTGGGTGAACCGGTTGTTGGCGGAGCAGGGGGAGATAGATGGCCTTTGCTGTTTATTTGTACCTCACACCACGGCGGGAATCATTGTCAATGAACATGCCGATCCTACCGTAGCCGCGGATGTATTGCAGCACCTGCGCCAGCTGGTGCCGGCGACCGGCAGCTACCGGCATCTGGAGGGTAATTCCGATGCTCACATCAAAGCCGTGCTTTGTGGCAGCAGCCTGACGCTGCCCGTAGCGGGGGGCAGGCTGGCCCTGGGCACCTGGCAGGGTGTGTTTTTCTGCGAGTTCGACGGGCCGCGCCGCCGGCAGGTGCAGGTGCATATTATCAAAAGTTGA